The window AATATAATTTCCAGAAGCATATATGCCAAATTAAATCCAGGTTTGATTTCTTTGTCAAATCAAACTGAACTGGAGAAATCAGTGTTTTAATAATGCCATTACTTCTATAGCTCTGCTCATCCAAAAGAATAACCAAGtaaataaatctaaatttaaatggTTCAATTTGAACCAAATGAAAGGTCATAGCTTAGGCCTTGAAGAGTAGATTTAGcttctcttttgttttttttgagATTGTTTACCTATCATACAAAAAAGGTCATACTATGTGGATAAAATAAATGATCTAGTATATATCCAACTGAAATCTTAATGCAAAATTGAAAAATCAACAGAGTAGGAAATATTCCCTTACCAACAAGAGACCACAATATTGTGAGATAAGGGTGGACTAAGATTTAGAAAGTCGTACATGAGCCAAGCTTGACATTGAATTTGATTATAGAAGCCTCGAGCTAAtaagctctcttttaaaccatggaCTTCTAGAATTATTAGTCCCTTTAACAATTATAGACCAATGAAGCATGAATTAATATTgaggaagaaatgaaaaatgTGATTGCGTTTGATAGATATGATGGTGACATTATGTTCAATAACTCCCTACACCATAGAGAGAAATAATACTTGTGAAGTTTTGGTATGATGACAAAAATGTTTATGGAAAGAAATACATCGAAAATTGAAATCGTTAGGATTTAATCGGAAGCAAGAATTCAAAAAATGTGATCTGAATCCCAAGATGCCAATTCCATAGAATTGAATTATTGTTCGAGTATGATTGTATCATTCAAATCACCTAAACTAAACATCATCTTAGCTGACTTATCAGCCAAATCAAAAGTTTTGCAGCAGTGTGAAGAAAGTCACAGCAAAAGTCAAGGGAGATGATAAAATGTGACCCGCAATATGTTATAATAGATTGCTTCATCAATCGGTTAGATTTCTCTCCATTGTCAAAAATGATCTGTTTACCACAGAAATCCATATAACTACAAAACACTCTGTTTTCCAAAAGATTGAACTCGCCAATAAACCAATTGTGTCTGCCAATAAGACTATAAGACTATGAGCATCAGAAGGAGAACATCATCATAAACAAAAATCAGAACATGAATAGGAACATGACCATTTATCTAAAAACACCCCTCGGGGTGGTACGGTGGTTGAGGCATAAGGTATTGctacatgaggtcttggggtcgaaactcaacACATCTGAGCATGCCTTCCCCAATGTCTTAGCCACCTGCACTAATGGGtaatagtcacccgtgatttaccacatccgtgttggcctagggacgaattgatgaaggtgttgggggtgaatcgccttttgccatatAAAAACAAATTGATAAGATATATCTAACTTCAATGAgaaaaattgcataaaataagCTGGAGCTCCCAAAAGTAAGCCAGACCTCACAAAATACAATCGAAACCTTCCTTTCAAACAATCTCATTTCCATTTCGTATGTAACATACAAATAGGAACAAAAATTTCCTGATTTCAAGATGAGAGTTTGGAGAGTTCAGATGGATGAAGACATAGACCAGCTGTTTAGGCTAACTTATTTCGGTGATAAGAGTTTATGTATTATATAGCAAATACCCGATCAGAAAAATAGCAAATAGAAGCAAAAATATCAACTTTTATGATACAAGATCACGACTAACCTCCATCCTAGGAAGCATATAGTGGAACCCTCGGTGCCATTTTTGTAACTTGAGCTTGCACCTGAACAGCACGGGCCTTGGCCAAGGTTGCCCTGTGGAAGAACTGCTCCCTGCACAATGCCCTCACACTCTTCAGATATGACTCGGACGTTATTGCCCCATCTTGCACCGCCTTGTCCAGTGAGTAGATCGTGTCCTCCACCGCCAAGTCAGCTGCCGTGAGCTCCAGTATCTGTCTTGAGAGTGCATCCATCGGTTCAAACACATTGTCGACATTTAATGCGTCCACTTTTCTACTGCTAGCCTCGGTCTCCCTCACCCATCCTTCAAGAACGTCGGTGTTCATAAGCACGAGCTGCAGCTGCTGCTCCAGACCTTCCTTCTCCCCAACCATCTCGCGGACCCCGCGAGAAAGTTCTTCCCGTCTAATCCGCAGCTCCGCCTGGAGAGAAAGGAGAGGTCCCATCTCGGACTCCTGCGACCTACGCAGGCTGGCTGCATCTCTGTGTACATTCTCCACAATTTTAGAGATGGCGTTCCGTCGGAAGACATCCGCTGGGTCCTCAATCGGATGCGACGCAATCTGGGTCTGTGGTGAGGGAGGGAACCGACCACCACCGTATGGGGACGGCAGAGAGGAGTAGATTCGAGCCGGAGATGGATTGGATGGGGAGGGAAAAGGATGCCGTGTGTTAGGAGGAGATTGATTTTGAGGGAGAGCAGCCGCGGGGTGGGAGTAGAGAGGAGGGTCGAGGCCGAAGAGGTGTGAAAGGGAGCGGACAAGGTCGACGAGGTTGGACGATGGGTAGACCCATGAAGCGAGGTACGGAACAGCCGCGGCGCGAACGAGGCCGGAGGGATCGACGAGGGGGTGACCGGGCTTGACAAGCATGTCCGAGGTCGGGGTGAGGAAGACGGAAGGGGGACGGCGAGGGTACTGTTCGAGGAGCCAGACAGAGGCGGGGAGGTTGTAGGTGGTGCCGCGGTAGACGATGGGGATGGTGCCCTCAGCCTGGAGGAGGTATGAGGAGCGTCCGTCGTCGTGAGTGAAGCTGGCGGCGCGGGGGCGAAGAGATGCGAAGGCCCCGGTGAGCGCCATCAGGTGCTGGCGAATCAGCCACTTGCCGTCCTCGGCGTACGGGAGCGCCGCCGGACCGCGCTGCGATAGGGCGGCGCTGAGAAACTGCTGCACGTACTGGCCGCCAAGCGCCGCCGGGTCAGCCATCTAAGAAGGCGAGATCCGATCGCCGCCGCCGACTCCTTTCGTTCTCGGATGGATCGATTGATCGAGTGGATGGAAAATGAGGGTTTGCAATAATTtcctaaaattagaaatttatcgGAAAATTTCTTTTTCCCCTAAAATGCTCCCAAAGTTTAACAATTGTGAAAATACccggagatttttttttaaaatataaatccaTTACGAATATGAAGAGATACACATTAATATAGATAAAAAGAGATAAATatagaagaaagttaaatatagATATACACATTAATATTATACGTCCACTCTGTGTTACACATTAGGAGCATACTCGTAGATCTTAAAACCACCAACTTTGGAAATAACTAAAACATGCAGTAGTCTACTGATATTCTAATCtttcaattattttttctaaaatttggtAACTTTAAtctcttaattttttataaaaacaaaACTTCTCAAAGTATTGGTTTACTAAGATTGAATAAATGATATACTTATCAAGAGGGGCCCATTAAAGAGGGGTCAAAATAGAGAAGAATAATTGACGTGAAGATCAAAGTTAAAATAGTTAAAGGCCCAAGACCATGAATCAAGCGAAGTTAGCCGAACATGCTTACAGATCAAGTGAAGTTGGTAGAACGAGCCTCCAATGTCGGTCGAATATGATCGTCTGAACGACCATCTTCTAAAAACTTGCAACTGGAGTTAAGAAATAAATAGTAAATTTTCCATCCCACCATCCCTGTCGATTGGATAGCATGTCCAGTCGGACAAAAAGTAGCACTCCGATAACAGAAAAGTCGGGTGAAGGGCAGGTCGATAGCTCTGATCAATACGACCGAGATGGGATGTCCTTGGCAAGCAGCTTCCAGTCGGCCAATAGTGGGACTCACTTACATATTTCATCgtactcttttggaagtttgtaccGTCAACAACAGAGCATGTCCAACATATAAATTATACTTTGGAAGCTTTTAGCATATCATATCGGAGATTTGCGTGCCCGCTTAAGAAAAAATGTCAGGAatatttttgacttgtctttttttAGGACGTTTTAGAAAATGTGCACATGTTTTGGGATGCTTGTACAGATGTTATAATGACACTATATAAGAGGGTTTCCATCCACAGACGGAGGTACGCGAGGCTTCATTgttctacatactttttgctaATATTCACTTCTACTATTCCATTCTACCGAGCCggatactgacttgagcgtcggtcGGAGGGCCAACATCGAGGACCTCTTCTTGGCCTGGCACTAACGCTCTCGATTTTACAGGACAACAAGGAGTCTTATCTGGTCATCATCAGAGCCACCGCGAAGTCTTCGATCAAGCAATGCCAGTGTCGCATTCCCATCTTGTCATCTTCTCAACTTTCAGACATGATTATATTTGACAATGTTTGTGGGAACTGCACCTATATCTGAGACGTGAAGATGGAAGATGCTGAACGACTCAGCATCGTGACGCTATCCCAAGAAGATTTAGAGATGTTGATAAATGCCCGGGGCTACAAAGATGGTGCAGCAGCAACAAGAGACAACAACCGACAACCGAGCGCCAAACGACCAGCCGCGTAGGCGACAAGCCAATGAGCTGACCAAAGAGCCCAAGCGGAAGAccatgttgttggttgctactcggaaaacctagaggttccactgtacaaaaattttgtacaaaggtctgaaccttttcctagctaccatgtgttcttttaaattaaattttggatcgcctgcggaacttaacacgtttgatccaaaacttaatctatttgttcttttaggttttgacttggatctcctgcggaacttaacacgtttgacccaagtcaccttaagttattaattccattaaatattaatttccataattggttcccagtactgacgtggcgaggcacatggccttcttggatatgggagcaaccaccaccgactagacaaaaccttttatggaaagctaatatttaatttcctaaaataactttaggttaaccgaaaagaacaatcaaatcacaaggaaaagaaaaacaaaagaacactatatcgaaaataaattcaaaactctagaatcgtatgcctcttgtatttagtattatttccaaaaataactagcatgatgcggaaaggaaaaattactagttataccttctagaaagacctcttgatcttctaccgtattcctcttctaacctcggacgttgtgtgggcaacgttcttccgagatgagaaaccaccaatcaccttcttcttccttgcaagtttcggccatcaaaacttctcctaggatgaagaggttcggccaccaccaccatgctccaagggatgctagaaaagaggcttcttttctctccttcttctccttcttagatccggccaccaaagctatctccaccatgagaagatttcggccacacaaaggagaggagaggaaagaaagggccggccacacccaaggagaaaagagaggaaaaatagaatagagttcttagccttgaagcctcctctaccccctcttttataatccttggtcttggcaaataaggaaaatttaataaaaccttccttaattcttttgccattgaaaaggaaaatttatttaattaaaaataatttttcttttcaattttgcaatggccggccacaccaagaaatctccaagcaaataaaattttaaacaccaattaaaacttccttatttgcttccggaaattta is drawn from Zingiber officinale cultivar Zhangliang chromosome 1B, Zo_v1.1, whole genome shotgun sequence and contains these coding sequences:
- the LOC121981894 gene encoding protein ELC-like — encoded protein: MADPAALGGQYVQQFLSAALSQRGPAALPYAEDGKWLIRQHLMALTGAFASLRPRAASFTHDDGRSSYLLQAEGTIPIVYRGTTYNLPASVWLLEQYPRRPPSVFLTPTSDMLVKPGHPLVDPSGLVRAAAVPYLASWVYPSSNLVDLVRSLSHLFGLDPPLYSHPAAALPQNQSPPNTRHPFPSPSNPSPARIYSSLPSPYGGGRFPPSPQTQIASHPIEDPADVFRRNAISKIVENVHRDAASLRRSQESEMGPLLSLQAELRIRREELSRGVREMVGEKEGLEQQLQLVLMNTDVLEGWVRETEASSRKVDALNVDNVFEPMDALSRQILELTAADLAVEDTIYSLDKAVQDGAITSESYLKSVRALCREQFFHRATLAKARAVQVQAQVTKMAPRVPLYAS